A stretch of the Fibrobacter sp. UWT2 genome encodes the following:
- a CDS encoding FISUMP domain-containing protein, producing MNHYLNEKKTGAVWALALTALLGACSNMESSGTSEEAEGVIAIADKKIAGVSQKGPFIKGSEVILRETSKDGNFEPTGREFYTHTISDKGDFKIDSINLESQYVLISVEGRYRHEHNNEISSCPMRLNAVSDLEKRETVNINLLTHFEYKRVLNLVKEGSSFAEAKKQAAKEVLGAFGVKIDVSSAEDLNIYNSTDGDRTLYNISRIIDEQPEWNYWRDWYNADDDVDCSKLQAYVDGFANDFADDGVLADSIMQDLVGEGYSSAKEWSNMMDVDEDDIKRKDESDPDGISIRFLKSEYDFGILVFLNYMELELCTNDLWGEYRKLNKSMVLYGELIDSSYYFLCNGYYWDLTTKDHIDSLKLPIDHEMGTMTDPRDGHEYKTVSFEYEGKTHEWMAEDLKYDSDGRYTWTTAMQIDDKFMNEVVEDSVIDEVHQGICPDGWHVPSIDEWDVLIDYVGGINNLLNEKWRSYVLEAAFGKDLIGVFYNRFDFNLTPTDTVYLEVHYHSYKHSSYYMSEPDEVDMLYYQYLLETAKDDEELEEVQERLHPTPVGEYGVELSVERYYTEREPLKEAYVRCVKN from the coding sequence ATGAACCACTATTTAAACGAAAAAAAGACAGGGGCGGTCTGGGCTCTTGCTTTGACGGCGCTACTCGGTGCCTGCTCCAATATGGAGTCCTCTGGCACAAGCGAAGAAGCGGAAGGCGTTATCGCCATTGCCGACAAGAAGATTGCTGGCGTATCGCAGAAGGGTCCTTTTATCAAGGGCTCCGAAGTGATTCTCAGGGAAACCTCGAAGGATGGCAATTTTGAACCCACCGGTCGAGAATTCTATACCCATACTATCAGCGACAAGGGTGATTTCAAGATTGACAGTATCAATCTGGAAAGCCAGTATGTGCTTATTTCTGTGGAAGGCCGTTACCGCCACGAGCACAACAACGAAATTTCTAGCTGTCCTATGCGTCTCAATGCGGTTTCCGACTTGGAAAAGCGCGAAACCGTAAACATCAACCTCTTGACTCATTTTGAATACAAGCGTGTGCTGAATTTGGTCAAGGAGGGCAGCTCCTTTGCCGAGGCCAAAAAGCAGGCCGCAAAGGAAGTCCTTGGTGCATTCGGCGTCAAGATCGATGTTTCTTCTGCAGAAGACTTGAACATCTACAATTCTACGGATGGCGACAGAACTCTGTACAATATCAGCCGAATTATAGATGAACAGCCTGAATGGAATTATTGGCGCGATTGGTATAATGCTGATGACGATGTCGATTGCTCCAAATTGCAAGCTTACGTCGATGGGTTTGCCAATGATTTTGCCGATGATGGTGTTCTCGCTGATTCGATTATGCAGGATCTCGTCGGAGAGGGCTATAGCTCTGCCAAGGAATGGAGCAACATGATGGATGTCGATGAAGACGATATCAAGCGAAAGGACGAGTCTGATCCGGATGGTATCAGTATCCGTTTCTTGAAGAGCGAATATGATTTCGGTATTCTTGTCTTCTTGAATTATATGGAATTGGAACTCTGTACAAACGATCTTTGGGGCGAATACAGAAAACTCAATAAGTCCATGGTGCTTTACGGCGAACTGATTGATTCGAGCTACTACTTCCTTTGCAACGGTTATTATTGGGACTTGACGACAAAAGATCATATCGATTCTCTCAAGCTTCCAATTGACCATGAAATGGGAACCATGACCGATCCTCGCGATGGACATGAGTACAAGACGGTCAGCTTTGAATACGAAGGGAAAACGCATGAATGGATGGCGGAAGACCTCAAGTACGATTCTGATGGACGCTATACCTGGACAACCGCCATGCAGATTGACGATAAGTTCATGAATGAAGTGGTTGAAGATAGCGTGATCGACGAAGTTCACCAGGGTATCTGTCCCGATGGCTGGCATGTGCCTAGCATAGACGAATGGGATGTCTTGATTGATTATGTCGGTGGAATCAACAATCTGCTTAACGAAAAATGGAGATCCTATGTTTTGGAAGCCGCCTTTGGTAAAGATTTGATCGGCGTGTTCTACAACAGGTTTGATTTCAATCTGACGCCGACGGATACGGTATACTTGGAAGTCCATTACCATTCTTATAAGCATAGCTCCTATTATATGAGTGAGCCCGATGAAGTCGATATGTTGTACTATCAATACCTGCTTGAAACAGCAAAGGATGATGAAGAACTCGAAGAAGTTCAAGAAAGGCTTCATCCGACGCCGGTTGGTGAGTATGGGGTAGAATTGTCTGTCGAACGCTACTATACTGAACGAGAACCGCTAAAAGAAGCTTACGTGCGTTGCGTAAAGAACTAA
- a CDS encoding TIGR02147 family protein produces the protein MMKSVIEYKDYREYVLDYYRERKRTSAFTWREFAKIAGFASGSYLKLVCDGKTRLREEGAKKTALAMGLLGFEFDYFVLMVRYENVKTDREKKKCFEEMEALSSAHHVKILGSEMYTFYETWKHSVVRELAVAMPGAKPHEIAKACRLPISAADVSSSLRFLLNAGFLTIDAKGIYHQTTHSITTGRLKVVSVAVHSLLRQMGEFALEALDKLPISERHFSGVTMGMTAESYEKVVEELTECRKRIVSIVSADKKVEKVCRLNMQLFPLSENLNCNPTDLGKGV, from the coding sequence ATGATGAAATCAGTTATTGAATACAAGGACTATCGCGAGTATGTACTCGATTACTACCGCGAGCGCAAGCGCACCTCGGCGTTTACATGGCGCGAGTTTGCGAAGATTGCGGGTTTCGCATCGGGGTCGTACCTGAAGCTTGTTTGCGACGGTAAGACCCGCCTTCGGGAGGAAGGGGCAAAGAAAACGGCCTTGGCAATGGGGTTGCTGGGGTTTGAGTTCGACTACTTCGTTTTGATGGTTCGATACGAAAACGTAAAGACGGATCGAGAGAAAAAGAAATGCTTCGAAGAAATGGAGGCATTGAGTTCTGCGCATCACGTGAAGATTCTGGGCAGCGAAATGTACACGTTCTACGAAACGTGGAAACATTCCGTGGTCCGTGAATTGGCCGTGGCGATGCCCGGGGCGAAACCGCACGAAATCGCGAAGGCTTGCCGGTTGCCTATTTCGGCGGCTGACGTAAGCAGCAGCTTGCGATTCCTTTTGAATGCCGGATTCCTGACGATAGATGCCAAGGGCATTTATCACCAGACGACGCATTCGATTACGACGGGGCGCCTAAAGGTGGTTTCGGTGGCAGTGCATTCGCTGCTGCGCCAGATGGGCGAATTTGCGCTCGAAGCTCTGGACAAGTTGCCCATTTCGGAACGCCACTTTAGCGGCGTTACCATGGGGATGACTGCCGAAAGTTATGAAAAGGTCGTCGAAGAACTCACGGAGTGCCGCAAGCGCATCGTGTCGATTGTTTCGGCTGACAAAAAAGTGGAAAAGGTCTGCCGCTTGAATATGCAGCTTTTCCCCCTCTCAGAAAATTTAAATTGTAACCCGACCGATTTGGGTAAAGGAGTATAA
- a CDS encoding PD-(D/E)XK nuclease family transposase, which produces MTREDFAEFLGKLKETKEKGQDIDAFVKKFEHRNVYFYNDGCIKKILASEKNLMLTTDLINAALNLIGSDRIDNPKLVNPFIPGELGYRSTEPDILLTNDRNGNFPRDRISIEVQHEHKSLFRERLVLYVARLTSNMVKAGEIPCLDNLNVVSFLFFDAFAGSPNYRQTVQLKNQEQRIYFDRQTVTLIEVAKFLKNPQRFANDNSRLAQWLRAIDTLNNEGDFSEFANDPVFNVLQNEVKLCNFSARYLMTVDMSDVDKAIERYEEKREIAKKMRDKNVDISIIAETTNLSEEEIRAL; this is translated from the coding sequence ATGACAAGAGAAGATTTCGCAGAATTTCTCGGAAAACTCAAAGAAACCAAAGAAAAAGGGCAAGATATTGACGCATTCGTCAAGAAGTTTGAACACAGAAATGTGTATTTCTATAACGACGGCTGTATCAAAAAAATCCTTGCCAGCGAAAAGAACCTGATGCTCACGACAGACCTCATAAACGCAGCTTTGAACCTTATCGGTTCCGACCGCATTGATAATCCGAAACTCGTTAACCCGTTTATTCCTGGAGAATTGGGTTATCGCAGTACTGAACCGGACATTTTGCTGACGAACGATCGTAACGGGAACTTTCCTCGTGACCGAATTTCTATCGAGGTTCAACATGAGCACAAGTCCCTATTTAGGGAACGTTTGGTACTTTACGTCGCTCGCCTTACGAGCAATATGGTGAAAGCAGGGGAAATTCCGTGCCTTGATAATTTAAATGTGGTAAGTTTCCTGTTTTTTGATGCTTTTGCCGGCTCTCCGAACTACCGACAGACGGTTCAGCTGAAAAACCAAGAGCAGCGGATCTATTTTGACCGTCAGACAGTGACCTTAATTGAAGTAGCCAAGTTTCTCAAAAATCCCCAGAGATTTGCCAACGACAACAGCCGTCTTGCTCAGTGGCTCCGCGCTATCGACACACTGAACAACGAAGGCGATTTCAGCGAATTCGCAAACGATCCTGTATTCAATGTCTTGCAAAACGAAGTAAAATTGTGTAACTTTAGTGCGAGGTATCTTATGACTGTAGACATGAGTGACGTAGACAAGGCGATTGAAAGGTATGAAGAAAAGCGGGAAATCGCAAAGAAAATGCGCGATAAAAACGTTGACATTTCAATTATTGCCGAAACAACCAATCTTTCAGAAGAAGAGATTCGCGCATTATAA
- a CDS encoding DUF262 domain-containing protein: MKTELRKYSVKDICEGFVYNELEGKGLFGLSGKLTIQPEYQRNYIYADGKKDVAVIDSMLKGYPLGLIYFNKVDDEHFEVLDGQQRITSIGRFVKGKFGVADANGIPQYFSGLPAEKQKQIEDYELLVYVCEGEETEIKEWFKTINIAGVPLNEQELLNAIFSGPFVTAAKAEFSNSKNANVQMWQTYVRGEPNRQGILSVALDWVSGVMISEEEAKKYKLSKKDSYMAKHRRDANIDELKTYFNTVIDWASSVFDMTESEMCGLEWGRLYEVYHKNAYSPKTVYDKVMSLYADPYVKDRKGIFEYVLGGEVDKKLLNIRVFDEATKKSVYTVQTAKAQSAGISNCPYCAMSDNANKNKIWKLADMDADHVTAWSKGGATDRANCEMLCKSHNRAKGNR; this comes from the coding sequence ATGAAAACAGAACTCAGAAAATACTCCGTCAAAGATATCTGCGAAGGTTTCGTCTATAACGAACTCGAAGGTAAAGGTTTGTTCGGTCTCTCCGGTAAACTCACAATTCAGCCGGAATATCAGCGTAATTACATCTACGCTGATGGGAAAAAGGATGTTGCAGTCATAGACTCTATGCTCAAGGGGTATCCGCTAGGGCTTATCTATTTCAACAAAGTGGATGATGAGCATTTTGAAGTGCTGGATGGTCAACAGCGAATTACATCTATCGGACGATTCGTCAAGGGAAAGTTTGGCGTTGCGGATGCAAATGGCATACCTCAGTATTTCTCCGGGCTTCCTGCAGAAAAACAGAAACAGATTGAAGACTACGAATTACTTGTTTATGTTTGTGAGGGTGAAGAAACTGAAATCAAGGAGTGGTTCAAAACCATAAACATCGCGGGAGTCCCGCTGAATGAACAGGAATTGTTGAACGCCATTTTCTCGGGTCCATTTGTAACGGCAGCCAAGGCTGAATTCAGCAATTCCAAGAATGCCAATGTGCAGATGTGGCAAACTTATGTACGAGGAGAACCGAACCGCCAGGGAATTTTAAGCGTTGCTCTTGATTGGGTTAGTGGAGTAATGATTTCTGAAGAAGAAGCGAAAAAGTATAAGTTGTCCAAGAAAGACTCTTATATGGCGAAACATCGCCGTGATGCCAATATTGACGAACTGAAAACCTATTTCAATACGGTCATTGATTGGGCGTCAAGCGTTTTTGACATGACGGAAAGCGAAATGTGCGGGCTTGAATGGGGAAGGCTTTATGAAGTCTATCATAAAAACGCCTATAGTCCCAAAACCGTTTATGATAAAGTGATGTCGTTGTATGCGGATCCCTATGTGAAAGATCGCAAGGGGATCTTTGAGTATGTGCTCGGTGGTGAGGTAGATAAAAAGCTCTTGAATATTCGCGTGTTTGACGAAGCCACGAAGAAAAGTGTTTATACTGTGCAGACAGCCAAGGCGCAGTCGGCGGGTATTTCTAACTGCCCATACTGCGCTATGTCCGATAACGCAAATAAGAATAAAATTTGGAAACTTGCTGATATGGATGCCGACCATGTGACTGCTTGGAGTAAAGGTGGTGCCACCGATCGAGCTAACTGCGAAATGCTCTGCAAGTCGCATAATCGGGCGAAAGGGAATAGGTAA
- a CDS encoding adenine-specific methyltransferase EcoRI family protein, which yields MANESLSKAKDAKNDEFYTQFADIEKEMNAYLEYDENVFRNKTILLPCDDPEWSNFTRYFAQNFEKLGLKKLISTSYAIESKKYKVMDWQPTLFEQQAPWFDVDKSKIKGKIFTLDHDTNRNGRIDIEDLEWKYLEGDGDFRSEEIKRLRDEADFVITNPPFSLFREFLAWIMEARKKFVIVGNMNAITYKEVFPLLKDNKAWLGNGFHAGNAYFRVIDTANAGKYANGVFDDSTGLVKFRNCCWFTNVEHGRRHEPLSLMSMQQNLKFSRHKEIKEKGYLHYDNYDAIEVPYTDAIPNDYKGVMGVPISFLDKYCPEQFEILGISLELATTKPADLPKAKQGGPAFYIKENGEYQRLYCRIVIKAKG from the coding sequence ATGGCAAACGAATCGCTGAGCAAAGCTAAAGACGCAAAAAATGATGAGTTTTACACGCAGTTTGCGGATATTGAAAAAGAAATGAATGCCTACTTGGAATACGATGAAAATGTATTCCGGAATAAGACGATTTTGTTGCCATGTGATGATCCGGAGTGGAGTAATTTTACCCGCTATTTTGCGCAGAATTTTGAAAAGCTCGGCTTGAAGAAATTGATTTCGACATCTTATGCGATAGAATCAAAAAAGTATAAAGTCATGGATTGGCAACCGACTTTGTTTGAACAGCAGGCCCCTTGGTTTGATGTGGATAAGTCAAAAATCAAGGGCAAAATCTTTACGCTTGATCACGACACTAATAGGAACGGTCGGATTGACATAGAAGATTTGGAATGGAAGTATCTTGAAGGAGATGGTGATTTTCGCTCTGAAGAAATCAAGCGGTTGCGTGATGAAGCAGACTTTGTCATAACAAATCCGCCATTCAGTTTATTTAGGGAATTTCTTGCATGGATTATGGAGGCTAGGAAAAAGTTTGTCATTGTTGGCAATATGAATGCTATTACATATAAAGAAGTTTTTCCTCTATTAAAGGATAACAAAGCCTGGCTTGGCAATGGATTTCATGCGGGGAATGCCTATTTCCGCGTAATTGACACTGCTAATGCGGGAAAATATGCTAATGGTGTTTTTGATGATTCTACAGGGCTTGTGAAATTTAGAAATTGTTGCTGGTTTACAAATGTTGAACATGGGCGGCGCCATGAACCATTGTCTTTGATGTCTATGCAACAGAACCTTAAATTCTCTAGGCATAAAGAAATAAAAGAGAAAGGATATTTGCATTACGATAACTATGATGCTATTGAGGTCCCTTACACTGACGCTATCCCCAATGATTATAAAGGTGTAATGGGTGTGCCAATTTCTTTCTTGGATAAATATTGCCCAGAACAATTTGAAATTTTGGGAATCAGTCTGGAACTTGCAACAACAAAGCCTGCAGATTTGCCTAAGGCGAAACAAGGAGGTCCTGCTTTCTATATAAAAGAAAATGGAGAATACCAAAGACTTTATTGCCGTATTGTAATCAAGGCAAAAGGGTAG